One segment of Panicum virgatum strain AP13 chromosome 3K, P.virgatum_v5, whole genome shotgun sequence DNA contains the following:
- the LOC120700520 gene encoding NDR1/HIN1-like protein 3: MATGRSGGGGAAGKCCGGFFGLLFTVGFIVLIYWAIFQPHHIRAAVDSATLSNLTVSSNAASAAGVSYHLVVKLSLYNPSVRVNIYYDALDAELRFRDAAVIGPAANDTSPSEFYQRSKTNEVVTVEFDYGRPGAIAVAGDAAGDLEKEMRSGGPVSLELHVGVQVRYVFRMFKLRQKPRISCPLRIPVRKETRGHGVGGLLVSGERCKVKY, encoded by the coding sequence ATGGCCAccggccggagcggcggcggcggcgccgcggggaAGTGCTGCGGAGGCTTCTTCGGGTTACTCTTCACCGTCGGCTTCATCGTGCTCATCTACTGGGCCATCTTCCAGCCCCACCacatccgcgccgccgtcgactcCGCCACCCTCTCAAACCTCACCGTCTCCAGcaacgccgcctccgccgctggtgTCTCCTACCACCTCGTCGTAAAGCTCAGCCTCTACAACCCCAGCGTCCGCGTCAACATCTACTATGACGCCCTCGACGCCGAGCTCCGcttccgcgacgccgccgtcatCGGCCCGGCCGCCAACGACACCTCCCCGTCCGAATTCTACCAGCGCAGCAAGACGAACGAGGTGGTGACGGTGGAGTTCGACTACGGAAGGCCGggcgccatcgccgtcgccggcgacgccgccggggaTCTGGAGAAGGAGATGAGGAGCGGCGGGCCGGTGAGCTTGGAGCTGCACGTGGGCGTGCAGGTGAGGTACGTGTTCAGGATGTTCAAGCTGCGGCAGAAGCCGAGGATATCGTGCCCGCTGAGGATTCCCGTGAGGAAGGAGACCCGGGGCCACGGCGTCGGTGGCCTTCTTGTCTCCGGCGAGCGGTGCAAGGTCAAGTACTGA
- the LOC120700346 gene encoding NDR1/HIN1-like protein 3, with protein sequence MQEQAPPPPHVSTMSGDNEARQPTCCETLCSLLLFQVVGGLVMLFLGGFIMFVCWAFYKPHQIRATVASATLSNLTVVSSASSAGEVSYNLAVNLSLFNPSSDVDIYYDTINAELRFRDAVLGPAANGTSPPEFYQRTETSHDVRLEFDYGRGVAVASDAAGELQTEVKSGGAVSLDLHVHLRVSYTYRTTIRQKTRVRCSLSIPVKAEGRGPGVGVGVGGAVASGDQCRVKYPRW encoded by the coding sequence ATGCAGGAgcaagctcctcctcctcctcatgttTCCACCATGTCCGGCGACAACGAGGCCCGCCAGCCGACGTGCTGCGAAACCCTCTGCAGCTTATTACTCTTCCAGGTGGTGGGTGGCCTCGTCATGCTCTTCCTGGGTGGTTTCATCATGTTCGTTTGCTGGGCCTTCTACAAGCCCCACCAAATTCGCGCCACCGTTGCGTCCGCCACCCTCTCCAACCTCACCGTCGTCTCtagcgcctcctccgccggagAGGTCTCCTACAACCTCGCCGTCAACCTCAGCCTCTTCAATCCCAGCTCGGACGTCGACATTTACTACGACACCATCAACGCCGAGCTCCGCTTCCGCGACGCCGTCCTCGGCCCGGCCGCCAACGGCACCTCCCCGCCCGAGTTCTACCAGCGCACGGAGACCAGCCACGACGTGAGGCTGGAGTTCGACTACGGCCGGGGCGTCGCAGTTGCCAGCGACGCCGCCGGGGAGCTCCAGACCGAGGTGAAGAGCGGGGGAGCGGTGAGCCTTGATCTTCACGTGCACCTGCGGGTGAGCTACACCTACAGGACCACGATACGGCAGAAGACGAGGGTGCGGTGCTCGCTGAGCATCCCGGTCAAGGCGGAGGGCCGGGGccccggcgtcggcgtcggcgtcggcggcgctgtAGCCTCCGGCGACCAGTGCAGGGTCAAGTACCCCCGATGGTAG
- the LOC120696769 gene encoding NDR1/HIN1-like protein 1 has protein sequence MSKDCGNHGEDDLRRSCRRLLALLLGLALIVAIIALIVYLVLRPTHPRFFLQDASLRQLDLSNGSSNLLSTTLQVTVASRNPNDRVGVYYDRLDVYASYKYQQITVAASLPPVYQGHGDVDVWSPVLAGPNVPFAPYLAAALQQDCQAGYLILQVKIDGRVRWKVGSWISGHYHLFVTCPAFLVTNGGNGAPGASGFKFQTTTSCRVEV, from the coding sequence ATGAGCAAGGACTGCGGCAACCACGGCGAGGACGACCTCCGCCGCTCGTGCCGGCGCCTGCTCGCGCTCCTCCTGGGCCTGGCCCTCATCGTCGCCATCATCGCGCTCATCGTCTACCTCGTCCTCCGCCCCACGCACCCGCGCTTCTTCCTGCAGGACGCCTccctccgccagctcgacctCTCCAACGGCTCCTCCAACCTTCTCTCCACCACGCTCCAGgtcaccgtcgcctcccgcAACCCCAACGACCGCGTCGGCGTCTACTACGACCGCCTCGACGTCTACGCCTCCTACAAGTACCAGCAGATCACCGTCGCCGCCTCGCTCCCGCCCGTCTACCAGGGCCACGGCGACGTTGACGTCTGGTCGCCCGTCCTCGCCGGTCCCAACGTCCCCTTCGCCCcctacctcgccgccgcgctccagcAGGACTGCCAGGCGGGCTACCTCATCCTCCAGGTCAAGATCGACGGCCGCGTCCGCTGGAAGGTCGGCAGCTGGATCTCCGGCCACTACCACCTCTTCGTCACCTGCCCGGCCTTCCTCGTCACCAACGGCGGCAACGGCGCGCCGGGGGCCAGCGGATTCAAGTTCCAGACCACCACCTCCTGCCGCGTCGAGGTCTAG
- the LOC120696771 gene encoding uncharacterized protein LOC120696771 has protein sequence MEGARALCLALLVSAVVSASSSGEAASGQPAATPGPDTNVLCVSKCGTCPTVCSTPPPPTASSSDAGDSTAPPTPKSGGGGGGSSSPPSNYYYFFTAAGSRSSCAGASAYALVFLALLSVAANLQ, from the coding sequence ATGGAGGGAGCGAGAGCGCTGTGTCTGGCGCTGCTGGTGTCCGCGGTCGTGTCGGCGTCCTCCAGCGGCGAGGCCGCGAGCGGCcagccggcggcgacgcccgGGCCGGACACGAACGTGCTGTGCGTGAGCAAGTGCGGGACGTGCCCGACGGTGTGCTcgacgcccccgccgccgacagCCTCGTCGTCGGACGCGGGGGACagcaccgcgccgccgacgccgaagagcggcggcggcggaggcgggtcctcgtcgccgccgagcAACTACTACTACTTCTTCACTGCGGCGGGGAGCCGGAGCAGCTGCGCTGGGGCGAGCGCCTACGCGCTGGTGTTCCTGGCGCTGCTGTCTGTGGCTGCCAATTTGCAGTGA
- the LOC120696768 gene encoding NDR1/HIN1-like protein 2, translating to MCCHGSCIVKCCCNLLVVLVSAGFFVLIYWAIFQPHQIRATVDSATLSNLTVSNASSAAEVSYNLAVTLSLYNPSVRVGIYYDAIHAELRFRDDAVLGPAANGTSPPEFYQRRKTSDDVRLEFDYGRGVAVGSDAAGELETGIRSGGAVSLELHVHLRVRYKFFRLVKLRLKPEVRCSLSIPVKAEGRGPGVGGAAASGDRCRVNY from the coding sequence ATGTGCTGCCACGGCAGCTGCATCGTCAAGTGCTGCTGCAACTTGCTCGTGGTGCTCGTATCCGCCGGCTTCTTCGTGCTCATCTACTGGGCCATCTTCCAGCCCCACCAGATTCGCGCCACCGTCGACTCCGCCACCCTCTCCAACCTCACCGTCTCcaacgcctcctccgccgcagaGGTCTCCTACAACCTCGCCGTCACCCTCAGCCTCTACAACCCCAGCGTCCGCGTCGGCATCTACTACGACGCCATCCACGCCGAGCTCCGCTTCCGCGACGACGCCGTCCTCGGCCCGGCCGCCAACGGCACCTCCCCGCCCGAGTTCTACCAGCGGAGGAAGACCAGCGACGACGTCAGGCTCGAGTTCGACTACGGCCGGGGCGTCGCCGTCGGGAGCGACGCCGCCGGAGAGCTCGAGACCGGGATCAGGAGCGGGGGCGCGGTGAGCCTGGAGCTCCACGTGCACCTGCGGGTGAGATACAAGTTCTTCAGGCTTGTCAAGCTGCGGCTGAAGCCGGAGGTCCGGTGCTCGCTGAGCATCCCGGTCAAGGCGGAGGGCCGGGgccccggcgtcggcggcgctgcggcctCCGGCGACCGGTGCAGGGTCAACTACTGA
- the LOC120696772 gene encoding exocyst complex component EXO70A1-like — translation MNLHESQSGCHASHASFLFLHGDTTPGNKPARRPHPGPPPPLRSVLHHLALPSFQSLPEAPPRPRLPSSQDVRGALLRRLAVERDGAMERTWPRLPEGMEALSRQVSALREALEQSEENTQGMVAALGSFDSRVSAIEASIRPAQVRTQAITMAHENIDRTIESAEAILAQFDIVRRAEAVILRGPHENLKNFLEAVDLLKGVVNFFSLDKNFKNCEGVLNQVNNLLTKSALKIEEEFRQLMGTYSKPIEPNLLFDCLLKHLMLSKGNSEAVGEQPSKSFEAAIHPTLIPSGILPLLHDIACQLVQDGNQKSCYRIYRDARRSALELSLRNLGIETLSKDDVERMQRVALQVNIGTWTQCMQITVKVLLAGERKICDQIFDGIAFNKDQCFAELAGGSVTTLLSFADTVARSKRSHENLFLMLEMYGVMHELQSEVEVIFQGKFCSEMKEAALNLTKSLAQVAQEILVDFEEAVVKDSSKINMQNGTVHPFTIEVIKYVKSLLDYQSTLQILFQQSETGSEAESQLAIVIMKIMQDLQNNLNGKSKQYKDSALSHIFLMNNLHYMVTSVRRSQAKDILGGDWIQRHRKIVQQNANQYKRVAWARILQTLTIQATGGTGSSAPSDVSSSGVSRSMIKERFKSFNAQFEELHAIQSQWTIPDQELQDNLRLAVAEVLLPAYRSFINRFGNLVQREKNPHKHFKHSPEALEQLLGQFFQGQQVGEQKQ, via the exons ATGAACCTGCACGAATCTCAAAGCGGCTGCCACGCTTCCCAcgcctccttcctcttcctccacgGCGACACCACCCCGGGTAACAAACCCGCCCGGCGGCCACACCCGGGTCCCCCGCCACCTCTCCGCTCCGTATTGCATCACCTCGCCCTCCCGTCCTTCCAGAGTCTTCCGGAAGCGCCTCCACGTCCACGACTTCCTTCCTCGCAGGACGTACGAGgagcgctcctccgccgcctcgccgtggAGAGGGACGGAGCGATGGAGCGGACATGGCCCAGGCTGCCGGAGGGGATGGAGGCGCTGTCGCGGCAGGTGAGCGCGCTGCGGGAGGCTTTGGAGCAGAGCGAGGAGAACACGCAGGGCATGGTCGCCGCCCTCGGCTCCTTCGACAGCCGCGTCTCCGCGATCGAGGCCTCCATCCGCCCCGCCCAG GTGAGGACGCAGGCCATCACGATGGCGCACGAGAACATCGACAGGACCATCGAGagcgccgaggccatcctcgCACAGTTCGACATCGTCCGCCGG GCTGAAGCTGTGATATTGAGGGGTCCACATGAGAACCTGAAGAACTTCTTGGAAGCTGTGGATCTGCTGAAAGGTGTCGTCAACTTCTTTTCCTTGGATAAGAACTTTAAGAACTGTGAAGGGGTTCTGAATCAAGTCAACAACCTCCTGACCAAGTCTGCCCTGAAGATTGAGGAGGAATTCAGGCAGTTAATGGGGACCTACAG caaGCCTATTGAGCCCAATCTTCTATTTGATTGCCTTCTAAAGCATCTGATGCTATCAAAAGGCAACTCCGAAGCAGTTGGAGAGCAGCCGTCTAAAAGCTTTGAAGCTGCTATACACCCGACATTAATTCCTTCAGGAATATTACCACTTCTGCATGATATAGCTTGTCAGTTGGTTCAGGATGGAAATCAGAAGTCATGCTATAGAATTTACAG AGATGCTCGTCGCTCGGCATTAGAACTGAGCCTTCGAAATCTGGGCATAGAAACATTAAGTAAAGATGATGTAGAAAGGATGCAACGGGTGGCCTTACAGGTGAATATTGGAACCTGGACTCAGTGTATGCAAATTACG GTTAAAGTATTACTTGCTGGAGAAAGAAAAATCTGTGATCAGATTTTCGATGGTATCGCTTTCAACAAGGATCAATGTTTCGCGGAACTGGCAGGAGGCAGTGTTACGACCCTTCTCAGCTTTGCTGATACTGTTGCTAGAAGTAAAAGATCTCATGAAAATTTGTTTCTAATGCTAGAGATGTATGGAGTAATGCATGAACTTCAGTCTGAG GTTGAAGTAATTTTTCAAGGAAAATTTTGCTCTGAGATGAAGGAGGCTGCATTGAACCTGACAAAGAGCTTGGCACAGGTCGCCCAAGAAATTTTGGTTGATTTTGAGGAGGCAGTTGTAAAGGATAGTTCAAAGATTAACATGCAGAATGGAACTGTCCATCCTTTTACAATCGAAGTGATCAAATATGTTAAATCCCTATTAGA TTACCAATCGACACTGCAAATACTATTTCAGCAATCTGAAACTGGCAGTGAAGCTGAATCTCAACTTGCAATTGTTATCATGAAGATTATGCAGGACCTTCAGAATAACTTGAATGGGAAATCTAAGCAGTACAAGGATTCTGCATTGTCTCACATATTTCTTATGAATAACCTTCATTATATGGTTACGTCTGTTCGCAG ATCTCAAGCCAAGGATATACTCGGTGGTGACTGGATTCAGAGGCACCGTAAAATTGTACAGCAAAATGCCAATCAGTACAAGAGGGTAGCATGGGCAAGG ATTCTTCAGACACTCACCATTCAAGCCACAGGTGGCACTGGTTCGTCAGCACCATCTGATGTTAGCAGCAGTGGAGTTTCAAGGAGTATGATCAAAGAACG GTTTAAGTCCTTCAATGCGCAATTTGAAGAGCTTCATGCAATTCAATCTCAATGgactatacctgatcaggaattGCAAGATAATCTGAGGCTTGCCGTAGCTGAAGTTCTCTTGCCAGCATATAGGTCTTTCATCAACCGTTTTGG GAATCTTGTTCAACGTGAGAAGAACCCACATAAGCACTTCAAACACTCACCAGAAGCTTTGGAGCAGTTGTTGGGTCAGTTCTTCCAAGGACAACAAGTTGGTGAACAAAAACAGTAA